The window ACTGGCGCGGCGAGCCGACATTGTCTGTTTCGGTTCGCTCGCACAACGTTCGCCCGTCTCTCGCGGGATGATTCGGCGTTTTCTCGGCGAGATGCGCGACCAAAGCCTGCGCATTTTCGACATTAATTTGCGTCAGATGTTTTTCGATGAGCCAACGATCCGCCAATCGCTCGCGCTCTCCAACGTGCTGAAGTTGAACGAGGTCGAGCTGCCGATCGTCACTGAACTGCTGAAGTTGCCGGCCCAACCGGATGCTGCAATCGAGTCACTGCTCAAGGAATTCAACTTGCGCCTGGTCGCGTTGACGCTGGGCGGCAGCGGGAGTTCACTGCACACGCGCGAGCAAATCTCTCGGCATGCCGGGTATCCTGTGTCGGCGCTGGCCGACACCGTCGGCGCCGGCG is drawn from Candidatus Angelobacter sp. and contains these coding sequences:
- a CDS encoding PfkB family carbohydrate kinase, which gives rise to MFEQKKIIAVGLGEILWDLFPAGKQLGGAPANFAYHAQVLGAQSCVVSAVGRDDLGNEILHRVGGLGLDASHLAVDAEHPTGTVSVQVDAAGVATYIIHQDVAWDFIRSSPGTDELARRADIVCFGSLAQRSPVSRGMIRRFLGEMRDQSLRIFDINLRQMFFDEPTIRQSLALSNVLKLNEVELPIVTELLKLPAQPDAAIESLLKEFNLRLVALTLGGSGSSLHTREQISRHAGYPVSALADTVGAG